DNA sequence from the Cohnella herbarum genome:
TCGTCAGGGACGTTAAAGCTTTGCAAGGTTAAGGGTTCAGCTGAAATAGACGCCGAACAACCGCCGAGTATCCAATCTCGGCGGTTGTTTGTTTAAGCGCGGTAGATTCATCTAGCATAGTCCGGTTTAGTCTAGGCAGGACCGTTCATCGATCAGCTCCCTCAACGCTTCCGCGAATCCGGATATCCCTAAGCCGATTTCCTCTGCCGTCGCTCTTGCGTAAGTAAATCGGACGAAACCCGAGTCGGAGCCGTAGACGCTTCCGGGTACGAAAACAACGCCTTTACGGATGGCTTCATCCAGCAGTTTACCGTCATGAACTTCGGGAACAAGCTTGCACCACAAATGCAATCCTCCCTCCGGTGCCGTAAACGTGACCAGATCGGGAAGCTCCTTCCGCAACGCTTCGATAATCAAGTCCCGCTTATATTGCAATTGGATGCGCAAGCGATCCAGATGGGGTTCGAAATGGGACGACTTCAGGAACTGGGCAGCCACCTGCTGCGGAATCACGCTTAGTCCGAAGTCCATCTGTTGTCTTGCATCGGCGAGCCGTTCCACGATGGAACGAGGAGCGACCATCCATCCGATACGCAAGCCGGAAGCGGCTATCTTGGAGAAGGAGCCGATATAGAGAACGGACCCGACCGTATCCATCGATTTAAGCGGCGGGGGAGGATTTCCCTCGTAAGCTGTTAAGCTGAAGGGTTCGTCTTCCACGATAGGCAACGCTAATTCGCTAGCCACGTCAAGCACTTGTTTGCGTCGCTCGGCGCCGAGTACGGTCCCCGTCGGATTCTGGTAATTCGGATTCAAGAAAACCATCTTGATCCGGTGTTTCTTGTACAAGGCGCGAATATCGTCCGGACGCACGCCATGTTGGTCGACGGGAAGACGGAACAGCCGAAGTCCCGCGGACTGAAACATGGGCAGAGAGTAGCAGTAGGAAGGATCTTCGATCGCGACGGCGTCTCCCGGCGACAGTAGGCACTGCGTAATCAGATACAACGATTGCTGCGATCCGGAAGTGATCAGGATGGACGATTCCGTCGTTCGAATGCCGCGATACCGAGCAAGAAAAGAAACCAAATCTTGTCTGAGCGGGATATAGCCTTGCGGATTATCGTAACCCAAATAAGAAGTATACTTGTGCTCGCTCATTAACTTGGCAATTTCATCGACCGGAGCGAGATCCGCCGCTAACTCGCCGCTTGCGAAATCGATCAAGGAAGGCTGTTGCGTCAACGCTTCGCGAATTTTGCGCATAAAAGGCAAATTCGGCAGAAAGCTTCCTCCTTCGGCATATCTTCTCCAGTTCGGTGTATGTTTAGGGGTGGCACCCCATTTACTCTTGCTTACTCGCGTTCCGCTTCCCGTCCGGCTTTCGATAATGCCCATCGAGCGAAGCTCTGCGAATGCCAGAATAACGGTGCTTCTGTTAACGTCCAATTGCTCGGCCAATTTTCTTTCGGAGGGAAGAAGGCTGCCGGGCGGAAATTCGCCGTACGATATTCTTTGCTCCAGATGGTCGGCAATTTGCTCATATAGCGTTTTTTTGCTTTGGCGGTCAGGTTTCCACATGACAATCACCTTCCTAGACGGTATTCGAACCTCATATTGATTGTTATCATACCACCGATTTTCCGAAATTCAGAATTCGTTTGCATCCTGCCGATGACAGATGTTTATCGATTTGTTGAACATGGAGGGTCTGTCTCTGAATAAATTGGTTGGTTCGAATGGATGGGCATTATTTTTCGGAGTTTGGATGGTTTGTTTTTATCTATCATCACTTATCCTATTAGTTAAGTAGGAAAGAATGAAATCGCCGAAACGATACGGAAAGGGATGGTGAAATGAATAAGAGCCATGCGACAGTAGCCGTAGTTCAGTCCGTGCCTATCTTGTTCGACAAACAA
Encoded proteins:
- the pdxR gene encoding MocR-like pyridoxine biosynthesis transcription factor PdxR, yielding MWKPDRQSKKTLYEQIADHLEQRISYGEFPPGSLLPSERKLAEQLDVNRSTVILAFAELRSMGIIESRTGSGTRVSKSKWGATPKHTPNWRRYAEGGSFLPNLPFMRKIREALTQQPSLIDFASGELAADLAPVDEIAKLMSEHKYTSYLGYDNPQGYIPLRQDLVSFLARYRGIRTTESSILITSGSQQSLYLITQCLLSPGDAVAIEDPSYCYSLPMFQSAGLRLFRLPVDQHGVRPDDIRALYKKHRIKMVFLNPNYQNPTGTVLGAERRKQVLDVASELALPIVEDEPFSLTAYEGNPPPPLKSMDTVGSVLYIGSFSKIAASGLRIGWMVAPRSIVERLADARQQMDFGLSVIPQQVAAQFLKSSHFEPHLDRLRIQLQYKRDLIIEALRKELPDLVTFTAPEGGLHLWCKLVPEVHDGKLLDEAIRKGVVFVPGSVYGSDSGFVRFTYARATAEEIGLGISGFAEALRELIDERSCLD